From a region of the Posidoniimonas polymericola genome:
- a CDS encoding helix-turn-helix transcriptional regulator — MSVGKPRAPDPNAPTSHRWTFLTNHAHVLIQLKLEPGLVLREVADRVGITERAVQRIVQELEDEGFLERKRVGRRNQYRVMVDRHLRHPIEAHCEVGDLLKLVARKPAGPQSTP; from the coding sequence ATGAGCGTTGGAAAGCCGCGAGCTCCCGATCCGAACGCCCCGACGAGCCACCGGTGGACCTTCCTCACGAATCACGCCCACGTGCTGATTCAGCTGAAGCTGGAGCCGGGGCTGGTTCTGCGGGAAGTCGCCGACAGGGTAGGGATTACCGAACGCGCCGTACAACGTATTGTCCAGGAGCTGGAAGACGAAGGTTTTCTGGAGCGGAAGCGGGTCGGCCGCCGGAACCAGTACCGCGTGATGGTCGACCGGCACCTCCGCCACCCGATCGAAGCCCACTGCGAGGTTGGCGACCTACTGAAGCTCGTCGCCAGGAAGCCTGCCGGGCCGCAGTCGACCCCCTGA
- a CDS encoding flagellar hook-basal body protein has product MPYGLYISAEGAKAQSQRLEVLANNMANVNTVGFKPDVATFQSRFAEAIQRGTAMPGSRELTDVGGGVKVNETVTSYAPGQLQRTGGATDMAIIGNGFFQVAGPDGEALLTRAGNFSINANGTLTTADGQRAVLSAGGAPIQLNPEQDWRLTRTGEIEQDGTATPLAIVQPESLDLLNKVGANLFRSRGEALPVEAAGREVRSGYLEMSGANSTTEMMSLIETSRAFEANAKMIQNQDSMMSSLIGRVLRS; this is encoded by the coding sequence ATGCCTTACGGGCTGTACATCTCGGCAGAGGGCGCCAAGGCTCAGAGCCAGCGTCTGGAAGTCCTGGCCAACAATATGGCCAACGTCAACACGGTCGGCTTCAAGCCCGACGTGGCGACCTTCCAGTCCCGCTTCGCCGAGGCGATTCAGCGTGGCACGGCCATGCCCGGTTCCCGCGAGCTGACCGACGTCGGCGGCGGGGTGAAGGTCAACGAGACCGTCACGAGCTACGCCCCCGGCCAGCTGCAGCGGACCGGCGGCGCCACCGACATGGCCATCATCGGCAACGGATTCTTCCAGGTCGCCGGGCCCGACGGCGAGGCCCTGCTGACGCGGGCGGGCAACTTCAGCATCAACGCCAACGGGACGCTCACGACCGCCGACGGCCAGCGTGCGGTGCTGAGCGCTGGCGGGGCCCCGATCCAGCTCAACCCAGAGCAGGACTGGCGGCTGACCCGCACCGGCGAGATCGAACAGGACGGCACGGCCACCCCACTGGCGATCGTGCAGCCCGAGTCGCTCGACCTCTTGAACAAGGTTGGCGCCAACCTGTTCCGCTCCCGCGGCGAGGCCCTGCCCGTTGAGGCCGCCGGCCGCGAGGTCCGCTCGGGCTACCTCGAGATGTCGGGCGCCAACTCGACTACCGAGATGATGTCGCTGATCGAGACCTCTCGCGCGTTCGAGGCGAACGCCAAGATGATCCAGAACCAAGACAGCATGATGAGCTCGCTGATCGGCCGTGTGCTGCGGAGCTAA
- the flgG gene encoding flagellar basal-body rod protein FlgG, which yields MSVQTLYTAATGMEALETKLDVIANNMANINTTGFKKDRANFEDLFYRQHKLPGALDSDGNITSTGIDVGLGVRVSSMQADFDQGAFQQTGNQLDFAIEGNGFFEVTGPNGEQQYTRAGNFGINANGDLVLGSANNGYRMNPNINIPAEAIDVVVSNDGTVQYSTAGSPTLSTAGNITLTTFINPDGLIKLGDNLFKASDASGNAQSGLTPGQQGVGILRQGSLEASNVEPVTELIDLITTQRAFELNSQVVQAGDQVMQIVANLRRG from the coding sequence ATGAGTGTTCAAACCCTTTACACCGCCGCGACGGGCATGGAAGCCCTCGAGACGAAGCTCGACGTCATCGCCAATAATATGGCGAACATCAACACGACCGGCTTTAAGAAGGACCGGGCGAACTTCGAGGACCTGTTCTACCGCCAGCACAAGCTGCCGGGCGCGCTGGACTCGGACGGCAACATCACCTCGACCGGCATCGACGTCGGCCTCGGCGTGCGGGTTAGCAGCATGCAGGCCGACTTCGACCAGGGCGCCTTCCAGCAGACCGGCAACCAGCTCGACTTCGCCATTGAGGGCAACGGCTTCTTCGAGGTGACTGGCCCCAATGGTGAGCAGCAGTACACCCGCGCCGGCAATTTCGGCATCAACGCCAACGGTGACCTGGTGCTCGGCTCGGCCAACAATGGTTACCGGATGAACCCGAACATCAACATCCCGGCCGAGGCGATCGACGTTGTGGTGTCGAACGACGGCACCGTGCAGTACAGCACGGCGGGTTCCCCCACGCTGTCGACCGCGGGCAACATCACGCTGACCACGTTCATCAACCCGGACGGCCTGATCAAGCTGGGAGACAACCTGTTCAAGGCGTCCGACGCGTCGGGCAACGCCCAGAGCGGCCTCACCCCCGGCCAGCAGGGCGTCGGCATCCTGCGGCAGGGCTCGCTCGAGGCCTCGAACGTCGAGCCGGTCACCGAGCTGATCGACCTGATCACCACGCAGCGGGCTTTCGAGCTCAACTCGCAGGTCGTGCAGGCCGGCGACCAGGTGATGCAGATCGTCGCGAACCTGCGTCGGGGTTAA
- the flgA gene encoding flagellar basal body P-ring formation chaperone FlgA has protein sequence MLARFFNSIGLALLTLTASAGAADLHLLEHAQPKTGVVRVEDVAAILNAGPAEIEALGRIALMPSPAPGQQQVLRSQGVRELLAAHGVDLSGLRFRGASETLVSSRISAGVTTEEIEAEAAPQPTAPLASQPQTGFRGASSPAAPADRKVTAPRRLRLSSRRLEQLNESLTQQLTEFVQTETADGMLYVTGVELKEHNAMTLAANRGELRITASTALRVGRQRFVLSFTGEQGEVKFPVLANIVEARPAVIARRDVPRGMVVTAADVHIAPLPTDFRPRGVESVASSLDEVLGKEAITGLRAGDVLTDGNCLPPVMVQRNALVSVSSGRGAIRVRTQAKARTEGRLGDIIEVETLDSRERLQARVVGRGRLAVLTVGGAEMQAVAENLETLRLR, from the coding sequence ATGCTTGCTCGCTTCTTCAACTCGATCGGCCTCGCGCTGCTGACGCTGACCGCGTCGGCCGGCGCCGCGGACCTGCACCTGCTGGAGCACGCCCAGCCGAAGACCGGTGTGGTCCGCGTTGAGGACGTCGCGGCGATCCTGAACGCCGGCCCGGCCGAGATCGAAGCCCTCGGTCGCATCGCCCTGATGCCGTCGCCGGCGCCGGGTCAGCAGCAGGTGCTCCGCTCGCAGGGCGTCCGCGAGTTGCTAGCCGCCCATGGCGTCGACCTGTCCGGCCTGCGTTTCCGCGGCGCCAGCGAGACGCTGGTCTCGTCGCGGATCTCGGCCGGCGTCACGACAGAAGAAATCGAAGCCGAGGCCGCTCCGCAGCCCACCGCGCCGCTCGCCAGCCAGCCGCAGACCGGCTTCCGTGGGGCGAGCAGCCCGGCCGCCCCCGCCGACCGCAAGGTTACTGCCCCGCGGCGGCTGCGGCTGTCCTCGCGGCGGCTCGAGCAGCTGAACGAGTCGCTCACACAGCAGCTCACCGAGTTTGTGCAGACCGAGACCGCCGACGGCATGCTCTACGTGACCGGCGTTGAGCTCAAGGAGCACAACGCGATGACGCTGGCCGCCAACCGCGGCGAGCTGCGGATCACGGCCTCGACCGCGCTGCGGGTTGGGCGTCAGCGGTTCGTGCTCTCGTTCACCGGCGAGCAGGGCGAGGTCAAGTTCCCGGTGCTGGCCAACATCGTCGAGGCCCGCCCGGCGGTCATCGCCCGCCGCGACGTCCCGCGCGGCATGGTCGTCACCGCGGCCGACGTGCACATCGCCCCGCTGCCGACCGACTTCCGCCCCCGCGGGGTCGAGTCGGTCGCTTCGAGCCTGGACGAGGTCCTCGGCAAGGAAGCGATCACCGGGCTGCGGGCAGGCGACGTGCTGACCGACGGCAACTGCCTGCCGCCGGTAATGGTCCAACGCAACGCCCTGGTGAGCGTCAGCTCCGGCCGGGGCGCTATCCGTGTCCGCACCCAGGCCAAGGCCCGCACCGAGGGCCGGCTGGGCGACATCATTGAGGTCGAGACCCTCGACAGCCGCGAACGCTTGCAGGCCCGCGTCGTGGGCCGTGGCCGGCTGGCCGTGCTGACGGTCGGCGGGGCCGAGATGCAAGCGGTCGCCGAGAACCTAGAAACGCTGAGGCTCCGATGA
- a CDS encoding flagellar basal body L-ring protein FlgH produces MNTLKTALTLLFVLACLADGDCSAQEGTLLYKSSIGAEGQQQALTLQNSSFMYQPLSPEARARELKKEDIITVLVDYRANVNSEGDAESRKTTSINAVLAEWIGFDGKSIFKGPQSRGDPAIQGSLNSIYRAEGDLSQIDSMTFRIAAKVVDIRPNGNLIIEAHRTIQANDEVWMTSLTGEVSRQSIGPDRVVRSDAITDLRIDKKERGQVRNSYAPGWLGWWWSKHHAI; encoded by the coding sequence ATGAACACCCTGAAGACCGCACTCACGCTGCTGTTCGTGCTCGCCTGCCTGGCGGACGGCGACTGCTCGGCCCAGGAGGGCACGCTGCTCTACAAGAGCTCGATCGGCGCCGAGGGGCAGCAGCAGGCGCTGACGCTGCAGAACAGCTCGTTCATGTACCAGCCGCTCTCCCCCGAGGCCCGCGCCCGCGAGCTGAAGAAGGAGGACATCATCACCGTGCTGGTCGACTACCGGGCGAACGTCAACAGCGAAGGCGACGCCGAGAGCCGCAAGACCACCAGCATCAACGCGGTGCTGGCCGAGTGGATCGGCTTCGACGGCAAGAGCATCTTCAAGGGCCCGCAGTCGCGGGGCGACCCCGCCATCCAGGGCTCGCTCAACAGCATCTACCGGGCCGAGGGCGACCTGAGTCAGATCGACTCGATGACGTTCCGCATCGCGGCCAAAGTTGTCGACATCCGCCCCAACGGCAACCTGATCATCGAGGCCCACCGCACCATCCAGGCGAACGACGAGGTGTGGATGACCTCGCTCACCGGCGAGGTGAGCCGCCAGTCGATCGGCCCCGACCGCGTTGTCCGCAGCGACGCCATCACCGACCTGCGGATCGACAAGAAGGAACGCGGGCAGGTCCGCAACAGCTACGCCCCCGGCTGGCTCGGCTGGTGGTGGAGCAAGCACCACGCCATTTAA
- a CDS encoding flagellar basal body P-ring protein FlgI — MSAKTNFILPIVLLALAPQLALAVGRTELRNICHVKGQEENTLRGLGLVVGLNGTGEAGDLQTMRALSSAMEIMGSPVSTTGRADAESLEELKKIKNAALVYVTATVPAAGSRRGDQLDCFVSAINGKSLKGGRLAFSTLQGPNTQDHRVYALCQGQLVVEDAEQPMVARIHGGCQMQQDVRTEFEKDGYVTLVLDRHHADFNVAQTVGELIQNMYRDNFMQDQVSQDEDLLATLVRVENASNIRVQIPEVYRNDPVTFVAQLMELGVYNVEPEARVVVNPRAKSIVISGDVGIGDVVVTHRNLTIEANPAAIAKFEKIDPDAYSQGGSGSAKLQSLVDAMQDLRVPAGDIIEIIKGIERNGKLHGKLIIE; from the coding sequence ATGTCCGCCAAGACCAACTTCATCCTGCCGATTGTCCTGCTCGCCCTGGCGCCGCAGCTGGCGTTGGCCGTCGGCCGCACCGAGCTGCGGAACATCTGCCACGTGAAGGGCCAGGAAGAGAACACCCTGCGGGGCCTCGGCCTCGTGGTCGGCCTGAACGGCACCGGCGAGGCGGGCGACCTGCAGACCATGCGGGCGCTGTCCAGCGCGATGGAGATCATGGGCAGCCCGGTCTCCACCACCGGCCGGGCCGACGCGGAGTCGCTCGAGGAGCTCAAGAAGATCAAGAACGCGGCGCTGGTGTACGTCACGGCGACCGTGCCCGCGGCCGGGTCCCGCCGTGGCGACCAGCTCGACTGCTTCGTCAGCGCCATCAACGGCAAGAGCCTGAAGGGGGGCCGCCTGGCGTTCTCCACCCTGCAGGGCCCCAACACGCAGGACCACCGGGTGTACGCCCTCTGCCAAGGCCAGCTGGTGGTCGAGGACGCGGAGCAGCCGATGGTCGCCCGCATCCACGGCGGCTGCCAGATGCAGCAGGACGTGCGGACCGAGTTTGAGAAGGACGGCTACGTCACGCTGGTGCTCGACCGCCACCACGCCGACTTCAACGTCGCCCAGACGGTTGGCGAGCTGATCCAGAACATGTACCGCGACAACTTCATGCAGGACCAGGTCAGCCAGGACGAAGACCTGCTCGCCACGCTGGTGCGGGTCGAAAACGCCAGCAACATCCGCGTGCAGATCCCCGAGGTCTACCGCAACGACCCGGTCACGTTCGTCGCGCAGCTCATGGAGCTAGGCGTGTACAACGTCGAACCCGAGGCCCGCGTGGTGGTGAACCCCCGGGCCAAGTCGATCGTGATCAGCGGCGACGTCGGCATCGGCGACGTGGTCGTCACGCACCGCAACCTGACCATCGAGGCCAACCCGGCCGCGATCGCCAAATTCGAGAAGATCGACCCCGACGCCTACTCTCAGGGCGGTTCGGGATCGGCCAAGCTGCAGTCGCTGGTCGACGCGATGCAGGACCTGCGGGTGCCGGCCGGCGACATCATCGAGATCATCAAGGGCATCGAGCGTAACGGCAAGCTGCACGGCAAGCTGATTATCGAGTAG
- a CDS encoding rod-binding protein, which produces MNIPSAQIPIAATQGRAPLPASGLASGSPDQLEAAKETKQAFTDFVGKTFYAQMLKSMRQTVGKPAYFDGGRAEEVFRGQLDQTIADKMCESNGHSLADGMFERQFPEHAEILRQHEQSLSSRSTSNQQTGVLPNGGQATSGRPASGLDQLAALRRI; this is translated from the coding sequence ATGAACATCCCATCAGCACAGATCCCGATCGCGGCCACGCAAGGCAGGGCGCCGCTGCCGGCGTCCGGACTGGCGTCGGGCTCGCCCGACCAGCTCGAGGCCGCCAAGGAAACCAAGCAGGCGTTCACCGACTTCGTCGGCAAGACCTTCTACGCCCAGATGCTCAAGTCGATGCGGCAGACGGTTGGCAAGCCGGCCTACTTTGACGGCGGCCGCGCGGAAGAGGTGTTCCGTGGGCAGCTCGACCAGACCATCGCCGACAAGATGTGCGAGTCGAACGGCCACAGCCTGGCCGACGGCATGTTCGAGCGGCAGTTCCCTGAGCACGCCGAGATTCTTCGCCAGCACGAGCAGTCGTTGAGCAGCCGGTCGACCAGCAACCAGCAGACCGGCGTGCTGCCGAACGGCGGGCAGGCGACCAGTGGGCGGCCGGCTAGCGGATTGGACCAACTTGCGGCGCTCCGCCGTATCTGA
- the flgN gene encoding flagellar export chaperone FlgN — translation MDIATAEPTGLQETPEWGDRIAGLLSELMQTQRELLSLLSKKRELVAARDSDGLNQLHADEAKLVARLQGCCQQRQRLLDEAEGVGMPSRSLETLAGALPSESRQRLRPDIRDARRQSRLLQHQSLANWVLVQRSLLHLSQMTEIIATGGRMRPTYGKESPTAKGGTLVDQAV, via the coding sequence ATGGACATCGCCACGGCAGAGCCGACCGGACTTCAGGAAACGCCCGAGTGGGGCGACCGCATCGCGGGGCTGCTCTCGGAGCTGATGCAGACGCAGCGCGAGCTGCTGTCGCTGCTGTCAAAGAAGCGCGAGCTGGTCGCCGCCCGCGACAGCGACGGTCTGAATCAATTGCACGCCGACGAGGCCAAGCTCGTCGCGCGGCTGCAGGGATGCTGCCAGCAACGCCAGCGGCTGCTCGACGAGGCCGAGGGCGTAGGGATGCCGTCGCGTTCGCTCGAGACCCTCGCCGGCGCGCTGCCGAGCGAGAGCCGCCAGCGGCTGCGACCCGACATCCGCGACGCGCGGCGGCAGTCGCGACTGTTGCAGCACCAGAGCCTCGCCAATTGGGTGCTGGTGCAGCGGTCGCTGCTGCACCTGTCGCAGATGACGGAGATTATTGCCACCGGGGGTCGGATGCGGCCGACATATGGTAAGGAATCTCCTACCGCTAAGGGCGGCACGCTGGTCGACCAGGCGGTCTAG
- the flgK gene encoding flagellar hook-associated protein FlgK, which produces MSLFGSLQIASNALQATQIGLHVVGNNIANANTPGFIREEVVYSPAPVQKFGRLTLGLGVEIDAIVQKVDRFLSERTRNAASDRAGAEVQSKAYADLESLLNELTDTDLSTGLTGFFNSIDGIADAPADISARNLVIGKGKTLASDLRRLSTRAVDVRNELDTRLGNAAEEINQLSERIRVLNLRIATSEGGSASASEAGGLRSERNAAVSRLAELVDITSAEQPNGSLNVSVGGDFLVFDALRRDVKAVTESGDGLNTTTIKFEDNNKTLNLSGGEVFGLTTARDEIVGSFVDSVDAFAATLINEFNKVYSQGQGAIGFDTLTSVNGVSDPDAVLDEAGLDFTPVNGSFQLLVYTEGADGTVSTDVTDINVDLNGIDGDSSLTTLAAQLDRISGIRASVDNVGRLSLAADARDTTFAFADDSSGVLAALGLNTFFTGSDARSINVNQELDGVANAAKFAAARDGETEGNDNALQLSAFFDRELDVLGGASLADQYDELINEVVTGATIASSVSDGLKVFEATLQGEEQAISGVNIDEEAINMIQLQRTYQANARLVQTISEMLDILVNI; this is translated from the coding sequence ATGTCCCTGTTCGGGTCACTACAGATTGCTAGCAACGCGCTGCAGGCCACGCAGATCGGCCTGCACGTTGTCGGCAACAACATCGCCAACGCGAACACCCCCGGGTTCATTCGCGAGGAGGTGGTGTACTCGCCTGCGCCGGTGCAGAAGTTTGGCCGGCTGACGCTGGGGCTGGGCGTCGAGATCGACGCGATCGTCCAGAAGGTCGACCGCTTCCTCTCCGAGCGGACCCGCAACGCGGCGTCCGACCGCGCGGGCGCCGAGGTGCAGAGCAAGGCCTACGCCGACCTCGAGTCGCTGCTCAACGAGCTCACCGACACCGACCTCAGCACCGGCCTGACCGGCTTCTTCAACTCGATCGACGGCATCGCGGACGCGCCGGCCGACATCTCGGCCCGCAACCTGGTGATCGGCAAGGGCAAGACGCTCGCCTCGGACCTGCGCCGGCTGTCGACCCGCGCGGTGGACGTCCGCAACGAGCTCGACACGCGGCTGGGCAACGCCGCCGAAGAGATCAATCAGCTGTCCGAGCGGATCCGGGTGCTCAACCTGCGGATCGCGACCAGCGAGGGGGGCTCCGCCTCGGCGAGCGAGGCGGGCGGCCTGCGGTCCGAACGCAACGCGGCGGTGAGCCGGCTCGCCGAGCTGGTCGACATCACCTCCGCCGAGCAGCCCAACGGCTCACTCAACGTTTCGGTGGGCGGCGACTTCCTGGTATTCGACGCGCTGCGTCGTGACGTGAAGGCCGTCACGGAGTCGGGCGACGGGCTCAACACCACCACCATCAAGTTTGAGGACAACAACAAGACGCTCAACCTATCGGGCGGCGAGGTGTTCGGCCTGACGACCGCACGGGACGAGATTGTCGGCTCGTTTGTCGACAGCGTGGACGCGTTTGCCGCGACCCTAATCAACGAGTTCAACAAGGTCTACTCGCAGGGCCAGGGCGCGATCGGATTCGATACGCTGACCTCGGTGAACGGCGTCTCCGACCCCGACGCCGTGCTCGACGAGGCGGGCCTCGACTTCACGCCGGTCAACGGCTCGTTCCAGCTGCTGGTCTACACCGAGGGGGCGGACGGCACGGTCTCGACCGACGTGACCGACATCAACGTCGACCTCAACGGCATCGACGGCGATTCCTCCCTCACCACGTTGGCCGCGCAGCTCGACCGCATCTCGGGCATCAGGGCCAGCGTCGACAACGTGGGCCGGTTGTCGCTCGCGGCCGACGCCCGCGACACCACGTTCGCCTTCGCCGACGACAGCAGCGGCGTGCTGGCTGCGCTGGGGCTCAACACATTCTTCACCGGCTCGGACGCGCGGTCGATCAATGTCAACCAGGAGCTGGACGGCGTGGCGAACGCGGCCAAGTTCGCGGCCGCCCGGGACGGCGAGACCGAGGGCAACGACAACGCCCTGCAGCTTTCGGCGTTCTTCGATCGCGAGCTGGACGTGCTGGGCGGCGCGTCGCTGGCCGACCAGTACGACGAGTTGATCAACGAGGTCGTGACCGGCGCGACGATCGCCTCGAGCGTATCCGACGGGCTCAAAGTCTTCGAGGCCACCCTGCAGGGCGAGGAGCAGGCGATCTCCGGCGTCAATATCGACGAGGAGGCGATCAACATGATCCAGCTGCAGCGCACCTATCAGGCGAATGCCCGGCTGGTCCAGACCATCAGCGAGATGCTCGATATTTTGGTGAACATTTAG
- the flgL gene encoding flagellar hook-associated protein FlgL: MAAILPIPTTRTSDYLSRTRLVQQIQSDQVDLLRLQNQLSTGRRIFLPSDDPGAAVRAITLQRTIERKDQLQINISSASAKLTVAEGSLNQVSEVINSVRGSTLPVIDTVATDNERKAVIQEINQAIESLTHFANSQYQDTFLFGGTRALEEPFNFAGNFIEYRGNEANLQSHVEIGRLFDTNVSGAEIFGGMSDAVRGSVDLDLQVSEKTYLSQLNGGAGVAPNGAVQLSIGLNSYVVDLSAAHTLGDVARMIEEGAPSGSGITVDVEGDGLRVNPGPGGLAIVEVSGGRTAQELGIRQDAQVLTPFGDDVNPSLRKTSQLSDLGGTKATGRINLGVTNAGIKLRATSNGAEFDGVDVIVAGGAPSGGETAVYSAGPPPELTVTVETGVTRAQDVVDLINSDASVPFEAAVDYFGATSSQQAGLGFVVPQTFVDATSGGSGSSLDLAAGLRLTNGLGEVVIDTSAAETIEDLVNILNQPEYGLSAQINADADGIDVRSRRSGADFTIGENGGTLAEDLGIRTYTYTSRLDEFNRGRGAVIEGVNDAATRNANNLTISVTDQGVETTFEIDPIGIATVQDLIDRINGPVVDGGAGGAVVASLATVGNGLVLSRADPATTASGGLAFAADTLTFSADAPGAAGNANFTVDVVDTGSGGLSTTYNSGTGAITVDLGGSTTETTATIAADISTAVAGYTVAAADGTQPAATLAATGVAVTGGSDIGFLDPAAPATVDVAYAADTLTFAADASGSAGNDNFQFEVIDSGSGGLSTVYDSNVDPKTIVVDLGGSATETTATIAADISASVPGFTVTAADGTQPAAAVAATPVAVTGGYDADEFTVSGELADRLGFLPDGQSSVTSAGASVQAEDRNTQEVASVFNTLLRLREALKDNDTIAIGEEYAELDEDLNRATFARSEVGARLQNLDVLKIRLEDEEVQLRSTLSEAIDADIAEVISDFTARQFSLQASLQTTANLLQLSVLNFL; the protein is encoded by the coding sequence ATGGCCGCTATCCTCCCCATCCCGACCACCCGGACCAGCGACTACCTGTCGCGGACCCGGCTCGTGCAGCAGATCCAGTCCGACCAGGTCGACCTGCTGCGGCTGCAGAACCAGCTCAGCACCGGCCGCCGGATCTTCCTCCCCAGCGACGACCCGGGCGCCGCCGTGCGGGCGATCACCCTGCAGCGGACCATCGAGCGGAAGGACCAGCTGCAGATTAACATCTCGTCGGCGTCGGCCAAGCTGACGGTCGCGGAGGGTTCGCTTAACCAGGTGTCGGAGGTGATCAACAGCGTCCGCGGCAGCACGCTGCCCGTGATCGACACCGTCGCGACGGACAACGAACGCAAAGCGGTGATCCAGGAGATCAACCAGGCGATCGAATCGCTGACGCACTTCGCCAACTCGCAGTACCAGGACACGTTCTTGTTCGGCGGAACCCGGGCGCTCGAGGAGCCGTTCAACTTTGCCGGCAACTTCATCGAGTACCGCGGCAACGAGGCCAACCTGCAGTCGCACGTCGAGATCGGGCGGCTGTTCGACACGAACGTCTCGGGGGCGGAGATCTTCGGCGGGATGTCCGACGCGGTGCGGGGGTCGGTCGACCTCGACCTGCAGGTCTCGGAGAAGACCTACCTGAGCCAGCTGAACGGCGGCGCCGGGGTCGCCCCGAACGGGGCGGTGCAGCTCTCGATCGGTCTCAACTCCTACGTGGTCGACCTCAGCGCGGCCCACACCCTGGGCGACGTCGCGCGGATGATCGAGGAGGGCGCGCCCTCCGGCTCGGGCATCACGGTCGACGTCGAGGGGGACGGCCTGCGGGTGAACCCGGGGCCGGGCGGGCTGGCGATCGTCGAGGTGTCGGGCGGCCGCACGGCGCAGGAGCTCGGCATCCGGCAGGACGCCCAGGTGCTCACCCCGTTCGGCGACGACGTCAACCCAAGCCTGCGGAAGACCTCGCAGCTCAGCGACCTGGGCGGCACGAAGGCGACCGGGCGGATCAACCTCGGCGTGACTAACGCCGGGATCAAGCTGCGGGCGACCTCCAACGGCGCCGAGTTCGACGGCGTCGACGTGATCGTCGCGGGGGGCGCGCCGTCGGGCGGGGAGACCGCGGTCTACTCGGCCGGCCCGCCGCCGGAGCTGACCGTCACGGTCGAGACCGGCGTGACCCGTGCGCAGGACGTGGTCGATCTGATCAACTCCGACGCGTCGGTTCCGTTCGAGGCGGCGGTCGACTACTTCGGCGCCACGTCGTCGCAGCAGGCCGGCCTCGGCTTTGTCGTGCCGCAGACGTTCGTCGACGCCACGAGCGGCGGCAGCGGCAGCTCGCTGGACCTGGCAGCCGGGCTGCGGCTGACCAACGGGCTGGGCGAGGTGGTGATCGACACGTCGGCCGCCGAGACCATCGAGGACCTTGTCAACATCCTCAACCAGCCGGAGTACGGCCTGTCGGCGCAGATCAACGCCGACGCCGACGGCATCGACGTGCGGTCGCGCCGCTCGGGGGCCGACTTTACGATCGGCGAGAACGGCGGCACGCTGGCCGAGGACCTCGGGATCCGCACCTACACCTACACCTCGCGGCTGGACGAGTTCAACCGCGGCCGCGGCGCAGTTATCGAGGGCGTCAACGACGCCGCTACCCGCAACGCCAACAACCTCACTATCTCGGTCACCGACCAGGGCGTCGAGACCACCTTCGAGATCGACCCGATCGGCATCGCCACGGTGCAGGACCTAATCGACCGGATCAACGGGCCGGTGGTCGACGGCGGCGCCGGCGGAGCCGTGGTCGCCTCGCTCGCCACGGTGGGCAACGGCCTGGTGCTGAGCCGGGCCGACCCGGCGACCACCGCGTCGGGCGGCCTCGCGTTCGCCGCCGACACGCTCACCTTCTCTGCCGACGCGCCCGGCGCGGCCGGCAATGCAAACTTTACCGTGGACGTGGTGGACACTGGCTCGGGGGGGCTGTCCACCACGTACAACTCGGGGACCGGCGCGATCACGGTCGACCTGGGCGGCTCCACGACCGAGACCACCGCCACGATCGCGGCGGACATCTCCACGGCGGTCGCTGGCTACACCGTCGCCGCCGCCGACGGCACGCAGCCCGCGGCAACCTTGGCGGCCACGGGCGTGGCGGTCACCGGCGGCAGCGACATCGGGTTCCTCGATCCGGCGGCTCCGGCGACGGTCGACGTCGCCTACGCGGCGGACACGCTCACCTTTGCGGCGGACGCATCGGGGTCCGCGGGCAACGACAACTTCCAGTTCGAGGTGATCGACAGCGGCTCCGGCGGGTTGTCGACCGTCTACGATTCAAACGTCGACCCCAAGACGATTGTGGTGGACCTCGGCGGCTCGGCGACCGAAACCACCGCCACGATTGCGGCCGACATCTCCGCGTCGGTCCCCGGATTCACGGTCACGGCCGCAGACGGGACGCAGCCCGCGGCCGCGGTTGCCGCGACGCCAGTGGCGGTCACCGGCGGGTACGACGCCGACGAGTTCACGGTTTCTGGCGAGTTGGCCGACCGGCTCGGTTTCCTGCCCGACGGGCAGAGCTCGGTCACGTCGGCCGGTGCGTCGGTCCAGGCCGAGGACCGCAACACGCAGGAGGTGGCGAGCGTGTTCAACACGCTGCTGCGGCTCCGCGAGGCGCTCAAGGACAACGACACCATCGCCATCGGCGAGGAGTACGCCGAGCTGGACGAGGACCTGAACCGCGCCACGTTTGCGCGGTCGGAGGTCGGGGCCCGGCTGCAGAACCTCGACGTGCTGAAGATCCGGCTCGAGGACGAGGAGGTGCAGCTCCGCTCGACCCTGTCCGAGGCGATCGACGCCGACATCGCGGAGGTGATCTCGGACTTCACGGCGCGGCAGTTTTCGCTGCAGGCGTCGCTGCAGACGACCGCCAACCTGCTGCAGTTGAGCGTGCTGAACTTCCTGTAG